Within the Thalassoglobus sp. JC818 genome, the region TTTTGATTCCGGTCAAGTATGAAGTCGGAGGTGCCCCCACTTCGTAAAGCTTGCGTGAAAGTCGCATCACCTGTTGCTGCAGCCGAAGCACTTCACGAAGGTCACCAGTCACCGCAGCTTCATAGAGACTGACATACAACTCAGGAACCAGATTCGCACCGCCGGAGATACCGCCGTCTCCGCCCATGAGCACAGATTGTCCCATAAGTTCTTCTGGGCCCATCAGTGCGACGAAGTCTTCGCGTTCCTGCTTCAACTCGACGAGTTTGTTGAAGTATTGCATGTTCCCGGAGCTGTCTTTGACGCCGAGAAAATTCGGTAGCTGCAGCAAATCGCGTAAGGTGTCGATCTCGTAGCTGACCTTTGTGTGACTGGGCATGTTGTACAGCAAGAATGGAATCGAAACTTCGCTTGCGAATTCGGTCACATAGCGTTTCAAATCGTCTTGGTGCATTGGGAAGTAAT harbors:
- a CDS encoding dihydrodipicolinate synthase family protein, with protein sequence MSTESISFRGILPPLITPLLSRDEIDIAGTHRLIDHVIAGNVHGLFVLGTSGEAPSLSHATQREFLKVAADQIGSRVPMLVGVTDTSLSESIEFSNYAAECGANAVVLATPYYFPMHQDDLKRYVTEFASEVSIPFLLYNMPSHTKVSYEIDTLRDLLQLPNFLGVKDSSGNMQYFNKLVELKQEREDFVALMGPEELMGQSVLMGGDGGISGGANLVPELYVSLYEAAVTGDLREVLRLQQQVMRLSRKLYEVGAPPTSYLTGIKTALGIRGICSDRMCEPLYQMPAEKQQTIRRHLEDLGIVDRVAS